A region from the Dinoroseobacter shibae DFL 12 = DSM 16493 genome encodes:
- a CDS encoding RsmB/NOP family class I SAM-dependent RNA methyltransferase: protein MTPAARVQGAIEILEAYLSGQSAEQALSRWCRSHRFAGSKDRAALRDLVFDALRCRASYAWLGGGLSARGLMVGALRKRGLAPEDLFNGQTYAPFPVTGDEIAQFGQAENMPDDVALDMPGWLFAQLQDSFGEAALGVCAALQQRAPVDLRVNTLKASVGQAEEALYEDGIATERVAGVATALRVVEGARSVVRSRAFTDGLVELQDAASQLAVLRSPVPHKGRILDFCAGGGGKALALAAGSGGCIHVHDANLKRMRDLPDRAARAGADLRMWNRAEARAFDLVFCDAPCSGSGTWRRSPEAKWTLTPDRLAEYVATQRTVLTAAAPLVRPGGFLVYATCSILTVENAAQTAWFLQAFPAFSLLEASQMLPENPGDGFYFGILRNERSTKG, encoded by the coding sequence ATGACACCTGCCGCGCGGGTGCAAGGCGCCATCGAGATTCTGGAGGCATATCTCTCGGGGCAGTCTGCGGAGCAGGCCCTGAGCCGTTGGTGCCGGTCGCATCGTTTTGCAGGCTCCAAAGACCGTGCCGCTTTGCGCGATCTCGTGTTCGATGCCTTGCGCTGTCGGGCGAGTTACGCTTGGCTTGGCGGTGGTCTGAGCGCGCGAGGCTTGATGGTCGGCGCGCTTCGAAAGCGCGGGCTGGCGCCCGAGGACCTGTTCAACGGACAAACCTACGCACCCTTTCCGGTGACCGGGGACGAGATCGCTCAATTCGGCCAAGCCGAGAACATGCCGGATGATGTGGCCCTGGATATGCCGGGCTGGCTTTTTGCCCAGCTGCAAGACAGCTTTGGCGAAGCAGCATTGGGCGTGTGCGCGGCCTTGCAGCAGCGTGCCCCGGTGGATTTGCGGGTCAATACCTTGAAGGCATCTGTGGGGCAGGCAGAAGAAGCCCTTTATGAAGACGGAATCGCGACTGAACGGGTTGCGGGCGTGGCGACCGCTCTTCGGGTCGTGGAGGGCGCTCGCAGTGTTGTCAGGTCGCGCGCCTTTACAGACGGCCTTGTGGAGTTGCAGGACGCCGCCTCGCAACTGGCCGTTTTGCGCAGCCCTGTACCTCACAAGGGACGCATTCTCGACTTTTGTGCCGGTGGTGGCGGGAAAGCGTTGGCCCTCGCGGCAGGAAGTGGGGGGTGCATCCATGTGCACGACGCAAACCTCAAAAGGATGCGGGACCTGCCAGATCGGGCAGCTCGTGCAGGGGCAGACCTGCGAATGTGGAATCGCGCGGAGGCGCGCGCGTTCGACCTTGTATTCTGTGATGCGCCATGTTCGGGCAGCGGCACCTGGCGGCGCTCACCCGAGGCCAAGTGGACGCTGACGCCAGACCGGCTTGCAGAGTACGTTGCAACCCAGAGAACCGTACTGACCGCCGCCGCACCCCTGGTGCGGCCGGGCGGTTTCCTCGTTTACGCGACCTGCTCAATACTGACGGTGGAAAATGCCGCGCAGACTGCTTGGTTCTTGCAGGCGTTTCCCGCATTTTCGCTTCTGGAGGCATCGCAGATGTTGCCCGAAAACCCGGGGGACGGATTCTACTTCGGTATCCTTCGGAATGAACGCTCAACCAAAGGTTGA
- the guaB gene encoding IMP dehydrogenase yields MEIREALTFDDVLLVPGASSVLPSEADTRTRVTKSIALNIPLLSSAMDTVTEWRMAIAMAQAGGMGVLHRNLSIDEQQRQVRQVKRFESGVVYNPVTLRPDQTLADAKALMERYKITGFPVVDEQRRVLGIVTNRDMRFASDDNTPVSVMMTADNLAILREPADLAEAKSLMHARRIEKLLVLDGDGKLTGLLTIKDIEQAVLNPQACKDELGRLRVAAATTVGDAGFERSQALVEAGVDLIIIDTAHGHSEGVAKAVERAKTLSNSVQVVAGNVATGEATRALIDAGADAVKVGIGPGSICTTRIVAGVGVPQLTAIMDCAEAAEATGTPVIADGGIKYSGDFAKAIAAGASCAMVGSMIAGTDESPGEVILYQGRSFKSYRGMGSLGAMARGSADRYFQKDAASDKLVPEGIEGQVPYKGSAGAVIHQLVGGLRAAMGYTGAATVDEMRSKANFVRITGSGLKESHVHDVQITRESPNYRMG; encoded by the coding sequence ATGGAGATTCGCGAGGCCCTTACATTTGATGATGTTCTGCTGGTTCCCGGGGCGAGTTCCGTCCTGCCCTCGGAGGCTGACACGCGCACGAGAGTCACGAAATCCATCGCCCTGAACATTCCGCTTCTGAGCTCCGCCATGGATACGGTGACGGAGTGGCGCATGGCGATTGCAATGGCTCAGGCCGGTGGCATGGGGGTGCTGCACCGGAACCTGTCCATAGACGAACAGCAACGCCAGGTCCGACAGGTCAAGCGGTTTGAATCCGGTGTGGTCTACAACCCTGTCACGCTGCGCCCGGATCAGACCCTGGCCGACGCCAAGGCGCTGATGGAGCGCTACAAGATCACCGGTTTTCCAGTCGTTGACGAACAGCGCCGGGTTCTCGGGATTGTCACAAATCGGGATATGCGGTTTGCGTCTGACGACAACACCCCGGTTTCGGTGATGATGACTGCGGATAACCTTGCGATCCTGCGAGAGCCTGCGGATCTCGCCGAGGCCAAGTCCCTGATGCACGCGCGCCGGATCGAGAAACTGCTGGTTCTCGATGGTGACGGCAAGCTGACGGGCCTGCTGACAATCAAGGATATCGAGCAGGCGGTGCTGAACCCGCAGGCCTGCAAGGACGAGTTGGGCCGCCTGCGTGTGGCCGCGGCCACGACCGTGGGCGATGCCGGGTTCGAGCGGTCGCAGGCGCTGGTCGAAGCGGGTGTAGACCTGATCATCATCGACACCGCCCATGGTCATTCCGAGGGCGTTGCCAAGGCCGTCGAACGCGCAAAGACCCTGTCGAACTCGGTGCAGGTCGTGGCGGGCAACGTGGCGACCGGCGAGGCGACCCGCGCATTGATCGATGCAGGGGCTGATGCGGTCAAGGTCGGCATCGGGCCGGGATCGATCTGTACGACAAGGATCGTGGCCGGCGTGGGGGTGCCGCAATTGACGGCCATCATGGATTGCGCGGAAGCGGCAGAGGCCACGGGAACCCCGGTGATTGCCGATGGGGGCATCAAGTATTCCGGCGACTTCGCGAAGGCCATCGCCGCAGGTGCAAGCTGCGCCATGGTCGGCTCGATGATCGCGGGCACCGACGAGTCCCCCGGGGAGGTGATCCTCTATCAGGGCCGGTCGTTCAAATCCTATCGGGGCATGGGCAGTCTTGGGGCGATGGCGCGCGGCTCGGCCGATCGTTACTTTCAAAAAGATGCAGCTTCCGACAAGTTGGTGCCCGAAGGGATTGAGGGGCAAGTCCCTTACAAGGGCTCGGCAGGCGCGGTCATCCACCAACTCGTGGGGGGATTGCGCGCGGCGATGGGCTACACCGGTGCCGCCACCGTTGACGAGATGCGCAGCAAGGCGAATTTCGTGCGCATCACGGGCTCGGGCCTGAAGGAAAGCCATGTGCACGATGTGCAGATCACCCGAGAGAGCCCAAATTACCGGATGGGCTGA
- a CDS encoding ATP-binding protein has product MSDQPLQGQSRRIFPGKGTREAVLLLGSAAVISAVAILLQDQTIRLSLAVSAITLVALLILLQLRARFAGTRIDPKLVALFPFLEGDSAPSIVVDPDQQVLWANGAAKAQFPALADVGIVASVESVMPDASGLLRRLRRGLERGSMSIEDVAVRQGHARFALRSYASGQMLFRMEALATRGGNGGGSGSVPVLTVSQTGTVLSMNDALRRMIGIRARDLTAVFVTPPTDTASTAEIITPDGHVTVYLQQTSLSAGRREIAMIPIENLSSVHDLKTGLEELPVAVLKLGVDGQLLQANASARSLLSIDHIDPDMNFANLVTGLGRSVRSWLEDALHAHHPLQPEVLRVRDRTEESFLQVSLMRSQSAEGPVLTAVLHDATELKTLEAQFVQSQKMQAIGQLAGGVAHDFNNLLTAISGHCDLLLLRHDQGDPEYGDLVQINQNANRAASLVGQLLAFSRKQTLQPELIDLRDTLSDLTHLLNRLVGERVSLTLMTDPDLSPMRADRRQLEQVLMNLVVNARDAMPEGGEITIEAKSVVLDNPITRARVTLPAGDYACVTVTDQGIGIPQDKITKIFEPFYTTKRTGEGTGLGLSTAYGIVKQSGGFIFAESVVGKGTAFEIFFPAYHGQTVIPTESTAAPPERPAATGDGVVLLVEDEAPVRAFAARALRLNGFTVLEAENAEAALELLENPALEVDLFVTDVIMPGLDGPSWVRQALALRPGIPVVFVSGYAEDLLSGEEDPIPNSVFLPKPFSLKQLIATVQTQSAMRDGVLSVKDAS; this is encoded by the coding sequence GTGAGCGATCAGCCGCTTCAGGGGCAAAGCAGAAGGATCTTTCCGGGCAAGGGCACCCGGGAGGCTGTCTTGTTGCTCGGGTCGGCCGCTGTCATCTCGGCCGTTGCGATCCTGCTGCAGGATCAGACCATCAGGTTGTCGTTGGCTGTCTCGGCCATAACCCTCGTGGCCTTGCTGATTCTCCTGCAACTGCGCGCGCGCTTCGCCGGCACGCGCATTGATCCCAAACTCGTGGCGCTTTTTCCCTTTCTGGAGGGTGACTCCGCACCTTCGATTGTCGTTGACCCAGACCAGCAGGTTCTCTGGGCAAACGGGGCGGCCAAGGCGCAGTTTCCGGCGCTTGCAGATGTTGGCATCGTTGCCTCGGTCGAGAGCGTGATGCCCGATGCGTCCGGGCTTCTGCGCCGGTTGCGACGTGGCCTTGAGCGCGGCTCGATGAGTATTGAGGATGTGGCTGTCCGGCAGGGACATGCTCGGTTCGCATTGCGATCCTATGCCAGCGGTCAAATGCTCTTCCGGATGGAGGCGCTGGCGACCCGTGGGGGAAATGGTGGCGGCTCCGGCTCGGTTCCGGTACTGACCGTCTCGCAAACCGGGACGGTCCTGTCGATGAACGATGCTCTAAGGCGCATGATCGGCATCCGGGCTCGCGATCTGACTGCGGTGTTCGTGACCCCACCAACAGACACGGCCTCGACCGCGGAGATCATCACGCCAGATGGACACGTAACCGTGTACCTGCAGCAGACATCGCTTTCGGCGGGCCGTCGTGAGATCGCGATGATCCCCATCGAGAACCTCTCCAGTGTTCATGACCTAAAGACGGGTCTCGAAGAGCTTCCGGTTGCGGTTCTGAAACTCGGTGTGGACGGTCAGTTGTTGCAGGCCAATGCATCTGCTCGATCCCTTCTGAGCATCGATCATATCGACCCAGATATGAATTTTGCCAATCTTGTCACAGGGCTGGGGCGATCCGTTCGTTCATGGCTTGAAGATGCATTGCACGCACACCACCCCTTGCAGCCCGAAGTACTGCGCGTTCGCGACCGGACAGAGGAGAGCTTTTTACAGGTCTCCCTGATGCGCTCCCAAAGTGCAGAGGGCCCCGTTCTGACAGCGGTTCTTCATGATGCGACAGAGCTGAAGACCTTGGAAGCCCAGTTCGTTCAGAGCCAGAAAATGCAGGCAATTGGGCAGCTTGCAGGTGGTGTCGCGCATGATTTCAATAATCTGCTGACCGCAATCTCAGGCCATTGCGATCTGTTGCTGCTGCGGCATGATCAGGGAGACCCCGAGTACGGAGATCTCGTGCAGATTAATCAGAATGCGAACCGGGCGGCGAGTCTTGTGGGCCAGTTACTGGCGTTTTCGCGCAAACAAACCTTGCAGCCCGAGTTGATCGACCTGCGCGATACGCTGTCGGACCTGACCCATTTGCTGAACCGTCTTGTCGGTGAGCGGGTATCGCTGACCTTGATGACTGACCCCGATCTCAGCCCGATGCGGGCAGATCGGCGCCAGTTGGAACAGGTGCTTATGAACCTCGTTGTCAATGCACGGGATGCGATGCCCGAAGGGGGGGAGATCACCATCGAGGCCAAGAGCGTTGTCCTGGATAACCCGATAACGCGAGCGCGCGTCACGCTGCCCGCTGGCGACTACGCATGTGTTACGGTCACGGATCAGGGCATCGGGATCCCGCAGGACAAGATCACGAAGATTTTCGAGCCGTTCTACACTACGAAACGAACGGGGGAGGGTACCGGGCTGGGCCTGTCGACCGCGTACGGGATCGTAAAGCAGTCCGGTGGCTTCATTTTTGCTGAAAGCGTCGTCGGTAAGGGCACGGCGTTCGAGATCTTTTTTCCAGCTTACCATGGACAGACCGTCATACCGACCGAAAGTACCGCCGCCCCGCCGGAGCGGCCAGCCGCGACCGGGGACGGCGTCGTTCTGCTGGTTGAAGACGAAGCCCCGGTTCGTGCTTTCGCTGCCCGTGCGCTTCGTCTGAACGGCTTTACCGTGCTTGAGGCCGAAAATGCCGAGGCTGCCCTGGAGTTGTTGGAAAATCCCGCGCTCGAGGTCGATTTGTTTGTGACAGATGTCATCATGCCCGGGCTTGATGGACCGAGCTGGGTGCGGCAGGCTCTCGCGCTGCGTCCGGGTATCCCTGTTGTTTTCGTATCAGGCTACGCTGAAGACCTGCTTTCCGGGGAAGAGGATCCAATCCCGAATTCGGTTTTCCTGCCTAAGCCTTTTTCCCTGAAACAGCTGATCGCCACTGTGCAGACGCAATCCGCGATGCGGGATGGTGTGCTTTCGGTCAAAGACGCGAGCTAA
- a CDS encoding HpcH/HpaI aldolase family protein → MAAPENQLKQALLAGDVQIGIWLGFGAPAVAELAAGCGFDWCLVDGEHSPNDPAQMIDQLRAMVGQGAMPIVRVPVGEDWVLKRALDLGVQTIMVPMVETAAQAQQIVRAMRYPPDGVRGVGAALARASGYSLDAEYVTTANAQICTIVQIESHAAVRAIPEIAAVEGVDVLFIGPADLAADMGYPGRADAPEVDAVICAALGEIARSGKVPGVLAFSETDAVRFAAAGARFVGVGADVTSLAVALRGLSASSRARLSSP, encoded by the coding sequence ATGGCAGCGCCTGAAAACCAATTGAAACAAGCCCTCTTGGCCGGCGACGTTCAGATCGGCATCTGGCTGGGCTTCGGCGCACCCGCGGTTGCGGAACTGGCGGCGGGCTGTGGCTTCGATTGGTGCCTCGTGGATGGAGAGCATTCGCCCAACGATCCGGCGCAGATGATCGACCAACTGCGCGCCATGGTCGGGCAGGGCGCCATGCCGATTGTCCGCGTCCCCGTGGGCGAGGACTGGGTGCTCAAGCGCGCGCTCGATCTCGGGGTCCAGACGATCATGGTGCCAATGGTCGAAACAGCCGCGCAAGCGCAGCAGATTGTGCGTGCCATGCGCTATCCCCCCGACGGCGTGCGCGGCGTGGGGGCGGCCCTCGCCCGGGCATCTGGGTATTCTCTCGATGCCGAGTATGTCACTACGGCAAACGCGCAGATCTGCACCATCGTGCAGATCGAGAGCCATGCAGCGGTGCGGGCCATTCCGGAGATCGCGGCGGTGGAGGGGGTCGATGTGCTCTTCATCGGTCCTGCGGATCTTGCCGCGGACATGGGCTATCCCGGGCGCGCGGACGCGCCCGAGGTGGATGCGGTGATCTGCGCCGCCCTCGGCGAGATCGCGCGCAGCGGCAAGGTGCCCGGTGTGCTCGCTTTCTCTGAGACAGATGCGGTGCGCTTTGCGGCGGCGGGCGCCCGGTTCGTCGGCGTAGGGGCCGATGTCACGTCGCTGGCGGTGGCCCTGCGCGGATTGTCTGCGTCGTCGCGCGCCCGCCTGAGCTCCCCCTGA